The stretch of DNA CTGGTCAACATGCTCGACTTAAACTACCTATTTACTGTTGTTATGTTACTGCCATTAATGGCGTGTCTCGGTGTGATGTCAGTCAATGCCGATGCCATTGTATTGATGAAATTCCAACAAGAAACCGGCACCGCAACGGCCGTAATAGGAACACTTAGATTCGGATGCGGCGCACTCGCAGGTCCGCTACTTGCATTGTTCTATACCGGAACCGCAGTGCCCTTCTCTGCACTCATGTTGGCTGCTGTTATTCTTGTCGGCTTATGCCAACTGTTTAGTAAACGAGAGCCGAACCTATAACAATGTTAGACAATCACGCTTACCGTGATTGTCGCCTCTCTATAGCCAAACCTTCCTTTAATCACTTGTCATTAACCACCTGCAACTTTGCTTTTCTGTCCGCCATATTGAAAATTCTTCATTTAGAACGATTTATTTGCATTCATGCCTTGTAATCGTATGGGGGTTTTATATGATGAAGCTGACTCAAATTGAAGTCATCGCCGCACAAGTACCTCTGTGAAGACTCATTTTCAGTTGAGATTAACGGCAAACGAGAGCAAGGATTACCATCCAAGCTTAATTTTAGAGCGATTACCGTCGCTGTAGTGAGATACTGCATACCGTAGCGGTAACTTAAAAAGGAATTATTATGGAGAAGCTATCAGGCGCCAGTATGGTCGTCCGTTCTCTTATCGACGAAGGCGTTAAACATATTTTTGGCTATCCAGGCGGATCAGTTTTAGATATTTACGACGCACTGCACGAAAAGTCCACCATTGAACATATACTCGTGCGACATGAACAAGCTGCCGTGCACATGGCTGACGGTTATGCTCGTGCTACAGGTGACGTTGGTGTAGTCCTTGTCACCTCAGGTCCTGGTGCTACCAATACCATTACTGGTATTGCTACCGCTTACATGGACTCTATTCCTTTAGTGGTTATTTCAGGTCAGGTTCATAGCCACCTCATTGGTAATGATGCATTCCAAGAATGCGACATGATTGGTATATCTAGACCGGTTGTTAAGCATAGTTTTTTAGTCACTGATCCGCGTGACATTCCGACTATCATCAAGAAAGCATTTTTCATTGCCGCCAGTGGTCGTCCAGGTCCTGTGGTGGTTGATGTGCCTAAAGACTGTATGAACCCAGAAATTTTGCATGAATATCAATATCCAGAGGATATTTCCATGCGTTCATATAACCCCACTACATCTGGCCACAAAGGCCAGATCCGCAGAGGTTTACAAGCACTCTTAGCCGCTAAAAAACCTGTTTTATACGTCGGTGGCGGCGCAGTTATATCTGGGTGTGACAGCCAGATCCTCGCGCTGTCAGAAAAGCTTGGAATTCCAGTGGTAAGCACTCTGATGGGACTAGGCGCCTTTCCTGGTACTCACCCTAACAGTGTCGGTATGCTCGGTATGCACGGTTGCTATGAAGCAAACATGACCATGCATAACAGTGATCTTATCTTTGGTATTGGGGTTCGTTTTGATGATCGCACCACCAATAATGTAGAAAAATACTGTCCAAATGCCACTATTTTACACATTGATATCGATCCCTCTTCAATCTCAAAAACCATTAAAGTCGATATTCCAATCGTGGGTTCTGCTGATCAAGTATTGGATGAAATGCTAAAGCAGATTGAAGCCAATGATTATGCTATTACCGATCCGACTGCCAATGATCATTGGTGGGGCGACATTGCCAAGTGGTGTGGTCGCAAGAGTTTAGATTACCAAAAATCAGATACAAAGATAAAACCACAGCAAGTTATCGAAGTCATGCATAAATTAACCAATGGTGATGCCTATGTAGCATCCGATGTTGGTCAACACCAAATGTTTGCTGCGCTCTACTATCCATTTAATAAGCCACGTCGTTGGATTAACTCTGGCGGCCTTGGCACCATGGGCTTTGGCCTGCCTGCCGCAATGGGTGTTAAGCTTGCAAAACCCGATGAAACGGTTATTTGCGTTACGGGTGATGGCTCTATTCAAATGAATATCCAAGAGTTATCAACCGCACTACAATACGATATTCCCGTTAAAATCATCAACCTAAACAATCACTTTTTGGGTATGGTTAAACAGTGGCAAGACATGATATACGCAGGTCGTCATTCTCAATCCTACATGGACTCGGTACCCGATTTTGCCAAAATTGCTGAAGCGTATGGTCATGTAGGCATGACCATTCGTGATCCTGCCGAGCTAGAATCAGGTTTAGAGAAAGCCTTCGCCATGACAGACAAATTAGTCTTTGTCGACATTCACGTTGATGAGACCGAACACGTATACCCGATGTTAATTCGTGGCGGTGCGATGAATGAAATGTGGTTGAGCAAAACGGAGAAAAGCTAATGCGTCGGATTATATGTGTATTACTTGAAAACCAACCGGGTGCGCTTTCTCGGGTTGTAGGATTATTTTCTCAGCGTGGTTATAACATTGAAACCTTAACTGTAGCGCCAACAGAAGATAAAACCCTATCTCGCTTAACCATTGCCGTAAAAGCTGATGAAGCTGTTCTTGAGCAAATAGAGAAGCAACTACATAAGCTCATTGATGTACTAAAAGTATCTAATATCACTGAGTCTGCGCATGTAGAAAGAGAAGTCGCACTGATTAAAGTCAAAGCACAAGGTGAGCACAGAGAAGAAGTCAAAAGACTGGCAGATATTTTCCGTGGTCAAATTGTCGATGTCACTCAGAGCTTATATACGGTCCAATTAATTGGCACCAGTGATAAGTTAGATGCCTGCATCTCCGCCTTGGCAGATGTGACTAAAGTGATTGAGATTTCACGCTCAGGTGTGGTGGGTCTAGCACGCGGCGAAAAATCAATGCGCGCATAGCGACTAAGCTGAATAGCAATAGTAGATTAGCTGATTAAAAATCACCCACTAAAAAGGGAGTCTAAAGACTCCCTTTTTTTACATCTTACACTGTAAATAGATCAGCCAGGGAGGCGATAATTTACTTAATTAGCATCCAATATTCTTGATGTGCCGATCTCAATTTTTCTCGGTTTTAACGCCTCGGGGATCTCTCTTTTAAGATCAACATTGAGTAAACCATTTTCTAGATTTGCACCAATAACAGTGACGTAATCAGCCAATTGGAATGTGCGTTCAAATCCACGTTCAGCAATACCTTGATAGAGGTATTTACTCTCTTTATCTTGTTCGGCTTTCGTGCCTTTTACCAGTAGCTTATCACCTTCACTGGTAATATCGAGTTCATCCATAGTAAAGCCAGCAACCGCCATAGTAATGCGATAACGATGTTCATCAATGAGTTCAATATTATAAGGTGGGTAACCAGAATTACCTTTGTTCGACGCGGCATGTTCAGCAAGTTGCGCTAAACGGTCAAATCCAATGGCACTGCGGTAAAGTGGAGTTAGGTCGTAATTTCTCATGGGTATATCCTTGTATTAAGCAATATATTAAATTAATTTGGCCAACTAGATTGCAAACGCAATGTTGTCGCACCGATTTGTTAAAGGTTAACTTTTATGACCCCGAAGGCATCAATAATTCCGTTAACTTAAGAACCTCGTTGAGCGTTCCATAGTTAATATATGTAGGCATTTTTTTTGTTTTCAAGGCTGGAGTTACAATTATTTGAAGAAATAATAATATTTTTATAAGTGAGAAAATTTAGACATAAAAAAAGCAGCCTCAAGGCTGCTTTCTTAAAACAAAGACTAGATTAGCGCTTACAAGCCAATGTGCTATTGCTGTTCAAGAACTGGATTTCACCCGCTACAGGAGCAAAGTCAGCAGCCTTGATATCACCAGTGTCTTTAATGAATGTGTACATAACTTCAGCATCAACATAACCTGTCATAACTGGAGTCAGCTTAGGGTAGCCATCGCCACCAGCAGCATTGAAGCTAGGGACTGTAAAGCTATACATCGCATCAGCTGCGTAGCCTTTACCATTAATGTCGTTAATTGAAACTGTTTTAGCTTCACAATCAACATCCATCTTAATACCCGCAAGTTGTGGATATGCTCCAGAACCTGTTTCACCAACATCAACTGTTGCTACAACATTCAAATATTCAGTAATCTCAGCGCCGGTTAAAGTACTCTTAGTAATTGAGTTGCCAAATGGCTGCACTGTTAACACGTCTTTATAAGTGATTTCGCCCATCAGGATAGAATCACGTACACCGCCAGAGTTCATTACCGCAAAGTCTGCATCTACTTTACTACGTTGAGCTTCAGCAATCAGACGACCCATATTAGTTTGTTGTGTACGAACGATATTTCGGTCACCTTCAAGCTTGCCATCAGTATTACCGATAACTTCAAGCAATTCTTCTTGACCGACATTTTGGTACTGCTGCATAACTTCAAGTACAGTTGCATCAGGCTTAATTTCTTCGCCGATAAGTTCGTAAACTGAGTTGCCATCAGCATCTTTAACCGTATTGCCATCAGCGTCTTTCAGTTTTGCCTTCAAGTTAACAGGGATCAACTTGTAGCTAGCTAAATGCAGCTCATCATTAAAGTATTCAAAATCAGCTTGGCCAACATACTTGCCCCATTCATGTGCCTGCATGATGACTGTACCGTTCTGAACGTCTGGCTTACATTCTGCACCAGGTTTGAACTCAGCATCATATCCGTCGCCTTCCATACAAACAGGATTCTGAGAGTGTCCACCAATCACTGCGGCTAAATCACCTGCTGTCATAGCACGTGCTAGAGCTACGTCACCAGGAGCATTGCTGCCGCTAGCGCCATCGGCATAGTGACCCATATGAGTCGTGGCAAAGATTAAGTCAGCAGTACCTGCGTCCTTAATGTCTTTGATAACTTTCTTAAGCTCTTCTTTTGGATCGGTAAATTCAAGACCGCTGATAAATTCAGGATTACCGATTTTAGCTGTATCTTCCGTCGTTAGACCGACAACAGCAATACGAATACCGTTAATATTAAAAATCTTGTACGGTTCGAAGTAACGAGCACCAGAGACTTTGTCATAGATATTAGCTGCTAGCATCGGGAAGTTAGCTAATTCACGCTGCATATCAACCGTTGATAATGGATTATCAAACTCATGGTTACCAACAGCCATAGCGTCATAACCAATCAGGTTCATACCCACGAAATCTGGACGTGCATCTTGCAAGTCTGACTCAGGTACACCCGTGTTGATATCACCACCAGAAAGTAAGATAGTCTCACCACCGTTCGCCTCAACTTCAGCACGGATCTGGTCGATCAGCGTCTTACGCGCTGCCATACCATACTCGCCCTTACTGTTTTTAAAGAAACGACCATGGTTGTCGTTAGTGTGAAGTACGGTGAAAATAGTACAAGCTTCACCAGCTTCTGCACATGTTGTCGGCAATACAACTTCTTTGTTGTCATCATTGTCGCTGCCACACGCTGTTAACGCAGTTACAACAGCAGTCGCCACTAGCCCTTTGATTAAAGTCTTATTCATTAAAATCAACCCCTTGATTATTTTTATGTTTTCGTAATATTTTAATTAGTTCGGCAGAAATAACCCTATTTTCGCCGTGAAGCATCTTAGCAAAGATTATGCTTTATTTGTGTTACAAATATTACATTAGATGAACTAAATAACTCATTTCTAAGTGTTTTATTTCAAATTACGTGTTAAAAACAGAACAAAGGGGTAACCATAATGATTAAGCGAGGGCGTTATAAACTGTGGCAACATAAATACAGGCAACTAAAATAAAGCATTTCATCAATTTAGATATTTTAACGGTTTATAAAAGATTGTCTTTAAATGAGAACAAGCGTTGCAACAACTCACAACGCCTCACTGCTCAAAAAACAAGCTATTAGACTATTCTAATCTTACTTTAGGACTTTTTGTAGCCATTTTGAGATGTCACGCAGCTGTTCCGGTAGCACATTATGTCCCATATCATAGGTTTGCCACTGATTAACATAGCCTTGCTCTTTAAGAAGTTCGAATGCCATTAACCCTGCACTTAATAGGACAACTTCATCCTGAACACCATGTTGCTGAAGTACTGGGGTCAATGCATTCACACTCGCAAGGTCATTTGGCAATTTATCAGCAGTAGGCAAATAACACGACAACCCCATTATTCCTGCCAATTTATGTTGCAGTCTTAAGCCGGTAAACAAACTCATTACACCGCCTTGGCTGAATCCTGCGAGCACGATATTACTCGACTCAATGCCCAACGCTATTTGTTCATCAATAAGCGCTCTGATGAGAACTTCACTTTCTAAAACCCCCTGCATGTCAGCGCGGTCATGCAAGTCCATACTTTTTATGTCATACCATGCACGCATAACATAGCCACCATTAATGGTGACAGCTTGCTCTGGGGCATGGGGAAAGATAAATCGAATAGCATGATCACTTGGCAGCCCTAATGCTGGCACCACAGGCGCAAAACCTGCACCTGAATCTCCCAACCCATGCAGCCAAATCACACAGGCAGTTGCCTTAGTGATGGGCTCGACTGTAATTCTCTCTAACGGCTTATCTAACATGACGTTCCTTTTCAATGACAATGGCTAATTAACTGCGCGCAATAATATCAGGAGCAGAGCTGTTAATACCAGTTCCATTAAATATGTGACCAATTCAGAGCTCTCTCAGGGCTTTCAATTCCAGGCGCATTGTGGAAGAAATGGTTATTCCCTTTTAAGGCGATGCAACGCAGGAGTAAAAGTCCTGAGAAGCTCACAACGTGCGGGTTTAAAATCACTTTAATACTGCGCATGTGGCTTTCGATATAAAATAACTATTAGCTACAACCCACTTGCTTGCCTAAAGTAATTTTAATTCCCGCTGAATGAGCAACTATTTAATGGAATTGGTATAACACATATTTAATAGAAAGGTTTAAACCACTAAATACGCTTTAATGTCGACCTTCTGGCAACTAAGCTGTGATTATTAACAATAGATAAAATGGAAATCGAACATAATGGGCTTACTGCATAATGGTCAATGGATCGACAAATGGTATCCAACAGATAAAACGGCTGGCGAGTTTAGCCGATCAGAATCTAGCTTTAGAGACTGGATAACCCAAGATGGGCAGCCTAAAAAAGCGGGTACACTGGGGTTCAAAACCGAAAAAAATCGCTATCATCTTTATGTATCATTAGCTTGTCCGTGGGCGCATCGAACATTAATCTATCTACAATTGAAAAACCTACAACACATAATAGGCGTTACAGTGGTTGAACCGCATATGCTCGCTAATGGCTGGGAGTTTTCTGGCGTCAATCAAAGCGAAATCGCACATCATATCGATGGTGCTCAACACGACACATTAAACGCTGCCAATTTTCTCTATCAAATCTATCAAAAAGCAGATGCCAACTATAACGGCCGCGTTACAGTACCGGTGCTATGGGACTCGCATACACACACCATTGTCAGTAACGAATCAGCTGAAATTATACGGATGCTGAACAGTGAGTTTGATCATTTAGTTGATAACGACCGTGATTTTTATCCGCTGCAATTACAAACTGAAATTGATGAATTAAACACATGGATATATAGCAGCATTAATAATGGTGTCTATAAAGCCGGTTTTGCCACCAGCCAAACCGCATATAATGACGCTTACCAGCAACTCTTTGATGCACTCGATAAGCTAGAACTGCGGCTTACAACTAAACGCTACCTCACTGGTAATGTCTTTACTGAAGCTGACATTCGTCTGTTTACCACCTTAATTCGTTTTGATGCTGTTTATGTTGGACACTTTAAAACCAATAAAAAGCGCATAGAGGACTACCCTAACCTCTCCGGTTATGTGAAAGATATTTATCAAATGGAGGGAGTGTCGCAGACAGTAAATCTTGAGCACATTAAGCAGCATTACTATTTCAGTCATGACATGATTAACCCAACTCGGATTGTTCCCAACGGGCCGGAACTCGATTTTAACCAACCCCATAGTCGACAAGATATGAGGCCATGAATGTAAGCTTCGCTAGCCAACCCCGAGTTCTGTTTTTATTGTTTGTAGCTGTTCGTTGTTGTCCAATTTAATACTCCAACGAACGGCGCCAGCATCAGCAACCATCATTAATGCATCTGGATGAAACTTAATATCTTCCACCATCGCATAAAGCTGACACTGATTATTTAGTCTGATTTGAACTTCAAATGGACTCAGTACCATTTTGCCACTGCTTAATTCTATGATCATGTTTTGTCTCTGCAGTATTGACTCATTAATCAAAAAAGCCCAAACAATGTTGGGCTTTTTTGTTGCCGATTAAATCAGCTTAGTGGTGGTGACCACCTTTACCATGGGCGTGGCCGTGGGCAACCTCTTCAGGTGTTGCATCACGAACATCAGCCACTTCAATATCAAATGTTAATTCACGGCCCGCAAGAGGATGGTTAACATCCACAGTCGCCATAAACTTACCCATTTTGATAATAGTCACCTGACGTTGACCGTCATCGGTATTAATCAATGCACGCATACCCGCTTTCCACACTTTAGCGCCTTGCAGATGCTTAACCGAAACACGCTGCTCTGCATCATCATTACGCTCACCGTAAGTTTCGCTTGCTGGCAGTGTGACTGAAAAAGTAGCGCCAGCGTCTTTTCCCACAAGTGCTTTTTCAACACCAGGCATCATATTGTTGTGACCATGAAGGTACGCAATCGGCTCAAGGTCTTTATTGCTCTCTAAAACTTCGCCCTGTTCATCACGTAGTGTGTAGTTAAATTGCACTACAGAATTGTCTTTAATACTCATGGTAATCCTTAACTCAAATTTTGTTGCGTGAGCTTAACAAAAGTCTTTCAAAGCCACTAGTGTTATCTCTTGTTACGATTTGGCGCCAGGTACTATGGTCAAATGTTCTATCTGCTGCAGCACCTCATGGTTGGCCAATGCTAATTGGCATACTCCTGAACCAATCTGATGCTTTGCAGAGCAATCAACGCTCCATTGCCGAAGCAGGTAACCCGCTAACGATGCCCGGCACTTTAAGCTAAGGCGTTTGTCGACCATTTGATAGTCCAGCTCTATTGCCTCAGGGTGAGCTAAAGAGGGGTGAGGAATGAGCGTTAGCTGCACTTCTTGCTGCCAATATTGGTCATTTTCGCAAGTCTCCAAAGATTTAGCACTTACATCTGACATCGAAGCTGTCTTAATTCGTGTCACAACAAAATCAGTAAACACCTGGTTTGCTCTGTCAAAAGCGCGCACATGCCAACGCTGGCCGTTATTAACCAATGCATGGGGCACTATTTCTCGTTGTTTCTTGCCCGATGACACCGACACATATTCAATAGCAAGTGCCTGCTTAGCTTGAATGGCTCGCATTAACGCCGCAATAATCTCTGTATTTGGGTGAATAAGCTGTATCGCGTCAATACACACTGCGCTCGGCTTTATGGGGTGTGATAAACCATCGCCAAAGCCCTTAGCCAGCCCGTGCAGTATAGCTTCGGGCTCGTGGGTAAATAGCGCGGTAAACTCGGGTAAACGATGATAGCACTTCGTTTGATGTACCAAGCGCATATTGGTTGGCGCCAATGTTTTATAACTTTGAAAATCACGTGTAGCGGCGGCAAGTCCGGTGGCAAACTTATTAATTAAATCCTGACGGGAGACTTGACCAAAATACTGTAGGCTGAAATCGATAAATGCTAAACGTTGACGTTGTGCGTGGGAGAGGTTGTCCATTGATATAAGCCATTCCAGTCGATAACTTTATTGATGGAATTCAATCTAATGGATCAACAAAAAAGATGCAATCTTTTTGATTGCATCTTCATTATTGGAAAACGATATGCCTAATAGCCGCTAATGATTACTTTACGGCAAGGGCCTTAAACGTCGCTTCGCTCGGATAGCCGTCAGCAACTAAACCCTTGTCTTTTTGGAATGCTTGCAAGCCCTTTAATGACTTAGAACCCAAAATCCCATCAGGTTTACCCACATCAAAACCGAGAACATTAAGCTGAGTCTGTAACTCTTTTACCCTTGCTCGGCTTAAATTAGGCATTTTAGGCGGGTTAACGTTAAGCCCTGCCGCGCCGTTTATTCTGTCAGCAAGATGGCCAACGGCAATGGCGTAGAACGTAGAGCGGTTCCATTTCATTATCACATTGAAGTTGTCATAACCTAAAAAAGCCGGTCCAGTATGCCCTGATGGCAAATATAACGCAGCTTGCATATCCGGTGTGCTAAGTGCGTTTCCATTGGTTTGTCTCAAGCCAAGCTCTGCCCACTTAGTGAGCGGCTGCGCCTCAGATCGCCCAAGGTATGCGTAGCTGAAATCCGCCGGCAGTGTCACTTCACGCCCCCAACGTTCCTCTTTCTTCCAGCCTAAATGTTGCAAAAAATTGGCTGCAGATGAAAGCGCATCTTCCGTACTGTTCCAAAGATCGGCTTTACCATCACCATCACCATCGACCGCATATTTAGCATAAGCAGACGGCATAAACTGTGTATGTCCCATGGCACCCGCCCACGAGCCCACCATTTGTTTTTCATCAAAGCCATACTGCTCTTTTAGCTTTAATGCTTGCATCAACTCAGTGGTAAAGTATTGGCTTCTACGAGGATCACATGCCAATGTTGCCAAAGAATTCAGCACCGACATCTTACCTTTATATGAACCAAAATTAGTTTCAAGTCCCCAAAATGCTAATAAGTACTGCGGGGGAACACCGTATTCTTTTGCTAAGCCTTGCAGCAGTGCTTTGTGCTCTTTATAGAGCTTTCGCCCTTGTTGAACTCGCCAATCGGTAACCCGCTTAGTGAAGTAATTTTCAAACGAGGAACTAAATTCAGGTTGTTTATTATCCAGTTCCATCACTCTAGCCACATATTTTACATTCGCGAGTGTTGTATCAATGGTATGTTGCGACAAACCTTGAGATTTGGCCGTTTGCTGAAGATTAGCCACACAAGTTCCCCAGTCAGGAGAAGCCACTGAGGCGATAGCGGTGGAACTTGTTAATATAAGCGTTGCTGCCAGGGGGATTGATTTAAACAAGAGAAGACTCCCAAAAAATTTAATGACACTAACGTGTTACTTTGATGTGTAGAGATGAAGCTTACCTTAAACGGGTGAGTTAAATGATGATCTTTAATTCATTAAACACTCTATTTGGACCTGTAAGCTGATTTACTCGAAAAACAACATCCTGCAGCATTAATATAGACTAAATCAATGTCATTATTGCAGTTATCTTCACTCATTTGCTTAACCGCTCAATTTCCGCCCGTTAGCCTATAAACACCTAAGCTCATCGCGCTAAAAACGTCGTCGAAAAACATTAAATAACTTGCTAAAAGTAACATGCAGTTGCAGACTATTGTGAGTGGATATAATCGATATCTTCCAATAACCAAAAGAGATTAATCATGACTGAGATCACTCCAGCATTAGAAAGCTTTATTAATAACGTAAAGCAACACCAAGTGGTTTGGGGCCTGCAAGATGAAACAGGTGAAGGTTGGGTCGTATGTGATTCATCTGAATTCGAAGCGACTGATGTGATGCCTCTATGGTCGGAAGAAGCGCAAGCTAAAAGCCATTGCACTGAAGAATGGCATGGTTATAACGCGGTTGCCATTACACTTAATGAATTTTTAGATTTTTGGGTTGCTGATCTAAATGACGATGGTGTACTCGTCGGTGTTGATTGGGTTGCAGAACAAGACTGCCTTGAAATCGATCCAATCGTGCTAGCCACTTCACTCGTTAATGTTGAAGAAGAGTAAATCTTTCTCCAAAGCGAATAAAACATTAAAAGTAAGCGCCAATCATCTGTGATTGTGCGCTTTCTTTTTAAGTGAAAATCCAATCTTTATCAATGCTATTAAGTGAGCCATTGTGTTTGAATTAGCCCCTTTAATCGACATCCCATTTGACTGCAGACACCAATGTTGGTTTTGTGGCGAACCCAGTTCTATGCAATTGAGTTATATCAAAGAGCACTACACGCCGCACCCATCGCTTATGCTTCCCGCGTGTAAAGAGTGCTGCAAAATTGCTAAACAGCATAAGCTGACCTCTATCTGGGATTGTAAAATGGCGGTCAAAGATGAGCTAATGAGAATTTATGAAAAGCATCTCGCCATTGGTATCAATTGGACTAAACAAGAGCTCGAAGAATCAGAGTTTGAAGACAAAGTCTTTGGTGGATTTAAAAAAAGTGCTTGGATGATGTATGAGATAGCCAGGGATAGAGTTAACTATCCAGCTTGGCCATTGAGTCTTACTGGTGTCACCATTGATGACTATGGTTATGACGCGGACTTTAGTTTTGATGGCGTCAATTACCGTTCAGTCACTCAAGCAATTAAGTTCTACGCTAAACAATTTGTGCTCGATAAACGTTTTTTAGAAGACATCATTAGCATTGTTGGTAAACAGCGGTTTGGTTATGCTATTCGAGTCGCACAGATCAATATTGCTGCTGCTCCAGAACTTAAGCGACAGATCATTAATGACTTAAAGCAAGAACAAGAACAAGAGCAAGAGGGCTAAATTATCTACTGGCTCTACTGCGCCTTAATCAATTCTGATTGGCGCAATTTATCTTGCACAACTTCGACAAGCAGATCAGGTTGAAATTTCGAGATAAAGCGATCACAACCCACCTTTTCAACCATCGCATTATTAAAACTACCACTCAGTGACGTATTCAAGGTGATATAAAGGTTACTCATACGCTTGTCGTTACGGATCTCGTGGGTCAGCTTGTAGCCATCCATTTCGGGCATTTCTGCATCGGTGATCAACATAATGATATGCTCTGTTACATCGATACCATCATCGCACCATTGGGTTAATTGATTTAATGCCATCAAGCCATCTGAGACTTCAATCACCTCTAAGCCTAATTGTTCTAATGTCTCTCTGACTTGACGCCTTGCGGTGGCCGAGTCATCCGCGATGAGTACCCTTTTTCCCTGCATTAATGGCAGTAATTGTTGATCTAATACACCTTCAGATAACTTAATATCGTAATGAATAATTTCAGCCAGTACTTTTTCAACATCAATAATTGACACTAATTCTTGTTTATCTTGATACTCAACCCGCGTTATTGCCGTGAGATAATTATTTCGCCCTACTGTCTTAGGCGGCGGTAAAATATCGCTCCAGGTCAGGTTGACAATATGCTCAACCTTGTCGACTAAGAATCCCTGCACTGAACGATTGTATTCAGTAATAATGAGGTTACTGTTCTCATGCACAACTGAAGGTCTGAAGCCGATGGCTTTACGAAGATCAATCACTGGGATTGCTAACCCACGTAGGTTAGCGATACCAATGATACTAGGGTGACTGCCAGGCAAAGTACTTAAAGGTGGCATTTTTACCACTTCTTTTACTTTGAAAACATTAATGGCAAATAATTGCGTCACACTAATTCTGAACAACAAAAGTTCCAATCGGTTTTCACCAACAAGCTTGGTACGCTGATCAACACTTGCAAGCATTTGCGCCATAAGACTTCACACCTAAAGTACTATAAGAACGACGATTATAACGATATAGAGTATAAAATCACTAAGCGAAAGCTAACTTTAAGGCATGCATCTCATTAAAAGTACCTCATCTCCTATCGGCAGAAAGTAACCAATAGCCTGATCCATTCTGCCACTAGCTGCGTAATAACGTTAAAGAGCTGATACTTAAAGTATCGGCGGCGTTACAACACAGAGTGAGAATAATGCAAAATATTCAATCACAACGTTCACAAAGTCGTTATGCTAAGGGTTATGTCCTCTACAATAAGCCCTATATGGAAGAAAAAAATTCCGATATAACAACTGAACAACTAAAAGAAAAGCTTATTAGTGTTGCTAACAGCCGTAGCAGATCTGACTACGCGATGCTGTTTAGCTATTTTGCACCCAAAATTTTAGCC from Shewanella sp. Choline-02u-19 encodes:
- the ushA gene encoding bifunctional UDP-sugar hydrolase/5'-nucleotidase UshA, whose translation is MNKTLIKGLVATAVVTALTACGSDNDDNKEVVLPTTCAEAGEACTIFTVLHTNDNHGRFFKNSKGEYGMAARKTLIDQIRAEVEANGGETILLSGGDINTGVPESDLQDARPDFVGMNLIGYDAMAVGNHEFDNPLSTVDMQRELANFPMLAANIYDKVSGARYFEPYKIFNINGIRIAVVGLTTEDTAKIGNPEFISGLEFTDPKEELKKVIKDIKDAGTADLIFATTHMGHYADGASGSNAPGDVALARAMTAGDLAAVIGGHSQNPVCMEGDGYDAEFKPGAECKPDVQNGTVIMQAHEWGKYVGQADFEYFNDELHLASYKLIPVNLKAKLKDADGNTVKDADGNSVYELIGEEIKPDATVLEVMQQYQNVGQEELLEVIGNTDGKLEGDRNIVRTQQTNMGRLIAEAQRSKVDADFAVMNSGGVRDSILMGEITYKDVLTVQPFGNSITKSTLTGAEITEYLNVVATVDVGETGSGAYPQLAGIKMDVDCEAKTVSINDINGKGYAADAMYSFTVPSFNAAGGDGYPKLTPVMTGYVDAEVMYTFIKDTGDIKAADFAPVAGEIQFLNSNSTLACKR
- a CDS encoding Hsp20 family protein → MRNYDLTPLYRSAIGFDRLAQLAEHAASNKGNSGYPPYNIELIDEHRYRITMAVAGFTMDELDITSEGDKLLVKGTKAEQDKESKYLYQGIAERGFERTFQLADYVTVIGANLENGLLNVDLKREIPEALKPRKIEIGTSRILDAN
- a CDS encoding alpha/beta hydrolase, encoding MLDKPLERITVEPITKATACVIWLHGLGDSGAGFAPVVPALGLPSDHAIRFIFPHAPEQAVTINGGYVMRAWYDIKSMDLHDRADMQGVLESEVLIRALIDEQIALGIESSNIVLAGFSQGGVMSLFTGLRLQHKLAGIMGLSCYLPTADKLPNDLASVNALTPVLQQHGVQDEVVLLSAGLMAFELLKEQGYVNQWQTYDMGHNVLPEQLRDISKWLQKVLK
- the ilvN gene encoding acetolactate synthase small subunit, whose translation is MRRIICVLLENQPGALSRVVGLFSQRGYNIETLTVAPTEDKTLSRLTIAVKADEAVLEQIEKQLHKLIDVLKVSNITESAHVEREVALIKVKAQGEHREEVKRLADIFRGQIVDVTQSLYTVQLIGTSDKLDACISALADVTKVIEISRSGVVGLARGEKSMRA
- a CDS encoding acetolactate synthase 3 large subunit → MEKLSGASMVVRSLIDEGVKHIFGYPGGSVLDIYDALHEKSTIEHILVRHEQAAVHMADGYARATGDVGVVLVTSGPGATNTITGIATAYMDSIPLVVISGQVHSHLIGNDAFQECDMIGISRPVVKHSFLVTDPRDIPTIIKKAFFIAASGRPGPVVVDVPKDCMNPEILHEYQYPEDISMRSYNPTTSGHKGQIRRGLQALLAAKKPVLYVGGGAVISGCDSQILALSEKLGIPVVSTLMGLGAFPGTHPNSVGMLGMHGCYEANMTMHNSDLIFGIGVRFDDRTTNNVEKYCPNATILHIDIDPSSISKTIKVDIPIVGSADQVLDEMLKQIEANDYAITDPTANDHWWGDIAKWCGRKSLDYQKSDTKIKPQQVIEVMHKLTNGDAYVASDVGQHQMFAALYYPFNKPRRWINSGGLGTMGFGLPAAMGVKLAKPDETVICVTGDGSIQMNIQELSTALQYDIPVKIINLNNHFLGMVKQWQDMIYAGRHSQSYMDSVPDFAKIAEAYGHVGMTIRDPAELESGLEKAFAMTDKLVFVDIHVDETEHVYPMLIRGGAMNEMWLSKTEKS